A part of Sulfurimonas sp. HSL-1716 genomic DNA contains:
- a CDS encoding response regulator transcription factor yields the protein MKGLQENRIKEKIQKLRRLTQNMNILMAEDYPVLHKSLKKLFTSLFKHVDSAYDGTEALNLYKQQLSEGLKYDILLSDIAMPNMDGVTLTKHIKQINSNQTIIIFSAYQDSSYLLNLINLGVRRFISKPISAANLVDELFIVCDTLHQDENLLNTVHLSQDILYDKDQNSIYVKGELLILTNYEQLIVRLLVSKLNLTVSNDEIVSYLFFHMIDIKIENIRKIMYKLRKKLPKEMITNIHSVGYRLVSKQSDK from the coding sequence ATGAAAGGTTTACAGGAAAACAGAATAAAAGAAAAGATACAAAAACTTCGTCGATTGACGCAGAATATGAATATTTTGATGGCAGAAGATTATCCTGTACTCCATAAAAGCTTGAAAAAACTCTTTACATCCCTATTTAAACATGTCGATTCCGCATATGACGGAACTGAAGCCCTGAATCTCTATAAGCAGCAACTTTCCGAAGGTCTGAAATACGATATTTTGCTCAGCGATATCGCTATGCCAAATATGGATGGAGTAACGCTTACAAAACATATAAAACAGATAAATTCAAATCAGACGATCATAATCTTTTCGGCGTATCAGGATTCCAGTTATTTGTTGAACCTGATAAACCTTGGCGTTCGCCGTTTTATATCCAAACCCATTTCAGCCGCAAATCTCGTTGATGAACTTTTTATAGTCTGCGATACGCTGCATCAAGATGAAAATCTCTTAAATACCGTTCATCTCTCTCAAGATATCCTTTACGATAAGGATCAAAACAGTATTTACGTCAAAGGCGAACTTTTGATACTTACGAATTACGAGCAGCTGATCGTCCGGCTGTTGGTATCAAAACTCAATCTGACCGTTTCAAACGATGAGATCGTCAGCTATCTTTTTTTTCACATGATCGACATTAAAATAGAAAATATCAGAAAGATCATGTATAAACTCAGAAAAAAACTTCCCAAAGAGATGATAACAAATATTCATTCCGTCGGTTATAGATTGGTCTCGAAGCAAAGCGACAAATAG